Proteins found in one Siniperca chuatsi isolate FFG_IHB_CAS linkage group LG22, ASM2008510v1, whole genome shotgun sequence genomic segment:
- the dok1b gene encoding docking protein 1b, with amino-acid sequence MDTHVKEGQLYVQHQKFGKKWKKNWFVLYPASQNGIARLEFYDTSSGGGGGAGGGSGSGSNEKTRKLDKKIIRLSECISILPALTESCPKENMAAFCVETNDKTHVFAAEKNATKDWMDTMCDIAFQGGSGSSNSTPDSNGGAQDLQMSENLIYYSREEVNEFWVSIQRTEASERCGLTGNYWLKAESDILILKEQKTKKKVLVWPYKLLRRYGRDRVMFSFEAGRRCDSGPGNFTFETKQGNEIFMLVDQAIQSQKVLAEERHLSCNINFDPDCPASLQHIRNTVPSGMTAGSGDSSSCSSREADGDSGGSKPGSADGVLGKREGGDGGGGRGQGASGGHKGRSLPEPPAMMGVLGGGGTPPRSPRGQVAAKGLSSADEHAGLYSEPADSVCLPLHSGDYLYSDPVDSIKGQSQTTSPSTPPVPTPRLRPVGDESLGGGVQGDHHHGSSNHKKPPDLYSHLYDRISLELNQKTSALSLNGTAGGGRGGGRGGGRGVNSNRRPPGGQAEGASSPPALPLDHIYDEPEGCAKGGASMSASSGMSIYDEARLEPPSQRRQEEVAAPSGNYSTPSHGKLSESNRHSPPQLGPSRGTPQPPTPRWPKPVTAPKPSRSAFTRKEPVPLPPGKHGGPGSNVNNNNNIWGVEGGGGGRELYSKVCKQKPPPANSWYSQHHQQPLRSPDIIYDNLGDI; translated from the exons ATGGACACCCACGTTAAGGAGGGACAACTTTATGTGCAGCATCAAAAGTTTGGAAAG AAATGGAAGAAGAACTGGTTTGTCCTTTACCCCGCCAGCCAAAACGGTATTGCCCGCCTCGAGTTCTACGACACATCGTCGGGCGGAGGGGGTGGGGCCGGCGGAGGCTCAGGAAGCGGGTCCAATGAGAAAACCAGGAAGCTTGACAAGAAGATAATCCGCCTGTCTGAGTGCATTTCTATCCTGCCGGCGCTTACGGAGAGCTGTCCCAAAGAAAACATGGCAGCGTTCTGTGTGGAGACTAACGACAAGACGCACGTGTTTGCTGCAGAGAAGAATGCCACCAAGGACTGGATGGATACCATGTGTGACATCGCATTTCAG GGAGGAAGCGGCAGCAGCAACAGTACTCCAGACTCTAATGGAGGAGCCCAGGACCTGCAGATGTCTGAAAACCTCATCTACTACTCCAGAGAGGAGG TTAACGAGTTTTGGGTGAGCATTCAGCGTACTGAGGCGTCAGAGCGCTGCGGGCTGACGGGCAACTACTGGCTGAAGGCAGAAAGTGACATCTTAATCTTGAAGGAGCAAAAGACCAAGAAGAAAGTTCTGGTGTGGCCCTACAAGCTGCTGAGGAGATACGGGCGAGACCGG GTGATGTTTTCGTTTGAGGCAGGCCGACGCTGCGACTCGGGCCCTGGTAACTTCACCTTTGAGACCAAGCAAGGCAACGAGATCTTCATGCTGGTGGACCAGGCCATACAGTCGCAGAAGGTATTGGCTGAGGAGCGCCACCTCAGCTGCAACATCAACTTTGACCCAGACTGCCCTGCGTCACTACAGCACATACGCAACACCGTTCCTAGTGGCATGACAGCTGGAAGtggagacagcagcagctgtagcagtCGGGAGGCAGACGGCGATTCAGGCGGCAGCAAGCCGGGCTCTGCTGATGGCGTGCTTGGGAAGAGAGAgggtggagatggaggaggaggaagggggcaAGGAGCATCAGGAGGACACAAAGGGAGGAGTTTACCAGAACCACCAGCCATGATGGGGGTtttgggaggaggagggaccCCTCCAAGGTCTCCCAGGGGGCAGGTGGCAGCAAAAGGTCTTTCCTCAGCTGATGAACATGCAGGTCTTTATTCTGAACCAGCAGAttcagtctgtctgcctctgcacAGTGGTGACTACCTCTACTCCGATCCGGTGGACAGCATCAAGGGTCAAAGCCAAACCACCAGCCCATCCACCCCTCCAGTGCCCACCCCACGCCTCCGACCAGTAGGAGACGAGTCTTTGGGAGGTGGCGTCCAAGGGGATCATCACCATGGAAGCAGCAACCACAAGAAGCCACCGGACCTGTACTCACATTTGTACGACCGGATCAGCCTGGAGCTGAACCAGAAAACAAGTGCGCTGAGTCTAAATGGGACTGcagggggaggaagaggtggaggaagagggggaggaagaggggtgAACAGTAACAGGCGACCCCCCGGAGGTCAAGCAGAAGGGGCTTCATCacctcctgctcttcctctggATCACATATACGATGAACCAGAGGGTTGCGCCAAAGGAGGCGCTAGCATGTCTGCTAGTTCAGGGATGAGTATTTACGACGAGGCCCGTTTGGAGCCCCCCAGCcagaggagacaggaagaggTGGCAGCCCCGTCAGGAAATTACAGCACCCCCTCCCACGGAAAGCTGTCAGAGTCCAACAGACACTCTCCCCCGCAGCTGGGCCCAAGCCGTGGCACGCCGCAACCTCCGACTCCGAGGTGGCCAAAACCTGTCACCGCCCCCAAGCCGAGCAGGAGTGCCTTTACTCGGAAGGAGCCGGTGCCTCTGCCCCCTGGGAAACATGGTGGTCCTGGCAGTAAtgtgaacaacaacaacaatatttgGGGAgtagaaggaggaggaggggggagggagttGTACAGCAAAGTGTGTAAGCAGAAACCTCCACCTGCTAATTCGTGGTACagccagcaccaccagcagccaCTGAGATCCCCTGATATCATCTATGACAACTTGGGAGATATTTGA